TAGAACTCCTTCAATCCCTCTAGTCCCTCCAACTCCAACTACACCTCCATCACCTTTCATTCCAGATCCAAACACTCCACCACTCATCATAGGCCCTGTCATGTAAGTCATTCatttatatatcttaaaaacAGCATGCATGCATTACGTACTGAGTCACAAACTCACAACTCATGAACTTGCCATGCATCATGCATGCATTTGTGTGCAGTTACTGGAGGACACACCCAGGAGCCATTTGGGCTCTCTTCGGATACTGGGGGACCATTGGCCACTTCTTTGGGGTGGCAGCCACGTCAACGTTTGGTTCAAACCTAACTTTACAAGAAGCACTTGCAAACACACGTAGAGATGGACTTGGTGCTCTTTGTAGAGAAGGCACTGCAGCTTTGCTTAACTCCATGGTTAGCAAGAAGTATGCTTATTCTTCTCTGCAGGTGAGGGATGCCTTCACTGCTGCTTTGGTGTCAAACAATGCTGCTGCTACCCAGGCTGAGCTCTTTAAGCAAGCTAATGATGCCCACTTTGCTTGAGTGTTAAATGTTGTATTTGTGCTACTTTGTCATGCTGTGTTTCTGAATGTTTGAGTGTTTAATGAGATTTTAATTAGTAGTCATGTCATCTTCA
This genomic window from Dioscorea cayenensis subsp. rotundata cultivar TDr96_F1 chromosome 20, TDr96_F1_v2_PseudoChromosome.rev07_lg8_w22 25.fasta, whole genome shotgun sequence contains:
- the LOC120251755 gene encoding protodermal factor 1-like, coding for MLSHSQTPLLVIIVSVKMKVEMSGKCFLIYCFLVLVLVSQQAASSMTNNADIQTKNTYSPVLCHSARRSQKKPPCDQDPSPSTGGSYGSNTPPPSHHGGYYNSPPSYGSSPPPSPVDPGTRTPSIPLVPPTPTTPPSPFIPDPNTPPLIIGPVIYWRTHPGAIWALFGYWGTIGHFFGVAATSTFGSNLTLQEALANTRRDGLGALCREGTAALLNSMVSKKYAYSSLQVRDAFTAALVSNNAAATQAELFKQANDAHFA